The Lycium ferocissimum isolate CSIRO_LF1 chromosome 10, AGI_CSIRO_Lferr_CH_V1, whole genome shotgun sequence genome window below encodes:
- the LOC132033297 gene encoding uncharacterized protein LOC132033297 yields MKLQSACSLLHHEVSIPKFSQIHHHNVSVSSLVRKNHDRSYVLLDKRTPFVQNGLKSIPSLKRGLIVNASNSSPLGKLNYDGRESKVVSVIVSNGSEPFRGKSGSVSFRGITHQMVEESKLVSAPFEEKRGSFLWVLAPIALISSLVLPRFFIAVAVDDLIKNATFAEIVSSFFSEVMFYIGLATYLRVTDHVQKPYLQFSAKRWSLITGLKGYITSAFFITGFKIFAPLFALYVVWPSLGLPGLVAVAPFLVGCLVQYLFERFLDKHGSSSWPLVPIIFEVYRIYQLTRSVHFVEKLMFAMSGAPVTPELFDRNGALIALIVTFQVLGITCLWSLFTFLQRLFPSRPVSENY; encoded by the exons ATGAAGCTGCAATCTGCTTGTTCTTTGCTTCATCATGAAGTTTCAATCcccaaattttctcaaattcatcATCACAAT GTTTCTGTGTCGTCTCTGGTGAGAAAGAACCATGACAGAAGCTATGTTCTATTGGATAAAAGAACCCCTTTTGTTCAAAACGGACTGAAAT CTATTCCATCACTGAAGAGGGGATTGATAGTGAATGCCTCTAATTCCAGTCCTTTGGGAAAGTTGAACTATGATGGCAGGGAAAGTAAGGTTGTGAGCGTAATAGTCAGTAATGGGTCTGAACCGTTTCGGGGTAAATCAGGTTCTGTTTCATTCCGCGGGATTACTCACCAAATGGTTGAAGAAAGTAAGTTGGTGTCAGCTCCCTTTGAGGAAAAAAGAGGCtcctttctttgggttcttgcTCCTATAGCATTGATCTCTTCTTTGGTGCTTCCTCGGTTCTTCATTGCGGTTGCCGTTGATGACTTAATCAAGAACGCGACTTTTGCAG AAATTGTGTCTTCATTTTTCTCGGAGGTCATGTTCTATATTGGCCTTGCGACATACCTTCGGGTCACTGACCATGTTCAGAAGCCATATCTACAGTTCAGTGCAAAGAGATGGAGCCTAATAACTGGGCTAAAGGGATACATAACATCTGCTTTCTTTATAACGGGGTTTAAGATTTTCGCCCCCCTCTTTGCTCTTTATGTTGTCTGGCCTTCACTTGGGTTGCCAGGCTTGGTTGCAGTGGCACCTTTTCTGGTCGGGTGTTTGGTACAATATTTATTCGAGAGATTTCTTGACAAACATGGATCATCTTCTTGGCCTTTGGTGCCAATTATTTTTGAG GTTTATAGGATATATCAGTTGACGAGATCCGTGCATTTTGTGGAGAAGTTGATGTTTGCCATGAGCGGAGCTCCTGTCACCCCCGAGTTGTTCGACAGAAATGGTGCATTGATTGCTTTGATAGTGACTTTCCAAGTTTTAGGAATAACTTGCTTATGGTCCTTGTTTACATTTCTTCAAAGGCTCTTTCCTTCCAGACCTGTTTCTGAAAACTACTAA
- the LOC132035303 gene encoding uncharacterized protein LOC132035303 — translation MAIGGRLLRTSKQLGLGEDGPKQQPCYSLRNNYSLRFKCVNKGGLVGESRINVGGGDGQKKPVAVKAVSAVVVSEPVTENWNISDVSLVADNVSDLVLQNLKKFLKQMPQKLHHLQLFIEKGILDCRFFTLFAVAGTLIGSLLCFVEGCYLIVKSYVHYFIALSHKSDLGHVVQLLIEALDMFLLGTAMLTFGMGLYVMFVGSRNKGSGQNMFNFQTLPSLMGMKSVMQAKSRIGHALIMLLQVGVLEKFKNVPVVNGLDLACFAGAVFVSSICVFLLSRLAVPTMPKGWQLRKWTF, via the exons ATGGCAATCGGTGGTAGATTgttacgtacctctaaacaatTAGGGTTAGGTGAGGATGGTCCGAAGCAACAACCATGTTATTCTTTGAGGAATAATTATTCGTTAAGGTTTAAATGTGTAAACAAAGGTGGTCTTGTCGGAGAAAGCAGGATTAATGTTGGTGGTGGAGATGGGCAGAAGAAACCAGTGGCCGTCAAGGCTGTTAGTGCGGTGGTTGTGTCTGAACCAGTGACAGAGAATTGGAATATTTCAGATGTAAGTTTAGTGGCAGATAATGTATCAGATCTGGTACTACAAAACTTGAAAAAGTTCCTCAAACAAATGCCGCAGAAGTTGCATCATTTACAGTTGTTCATCGAGAAG GGTATCTTAGATTGCCGGTTCTTTACTCTCTTTGCAGTCGCAGGGACATTGATTGGTTCATTATTATGCTTTGTCGAG GGCTGTTACTTAATCGTAAAGTCATACGTCCACTATTTTATCGCACTCTCACATAAGTCAGACCTGGGACATGTCGTGCAGCTATTGATCGAAGCACTTG atatgTTTCTTTTGGGGACTGCTATGCTTACTTTTGGAATGGGTTTGTATGTCATGTTCGTGGGATCAAGAAATAAAGGGTCAGGCCAAAACATGTTTAATTTTCAGACACTTCCATCATTAATGGGAATGAAGTCAGTGATGCAAGCCAAATCAAGAATAGGACATGCACTTATAATGCTACTTCAAGTGGGAGTATTAGAGAAGTTCAAGAATGTACCTGTGGTTAATGGATTGGATCTTGCTTGTTTTGCTGGTGCTGTTTTTGTTTCCTCCATTTGTGTGTTCCTTCTTTCGAGGCTTGCTGTCCCTACCATGCCCAAAGGCTGGCAACTAAGAAAATGGACCTTTTGA
- the LOC132035301 gene encoding uncharacterized protein LOC132035301 gives MAISGRLLRTSKQLGLGDDGPKQQPCYSFRNNYSLRFKCVNKGGLVGGGDVQKKPGAAKAVGTATGMLVSEPMTQNWNISDVSLVADNVSDLVLHNLKKFLKRMPQKLHHLQLFIEKGILDCRFFTLFAVAGTLIGSLLCFVEGCYLIVESYVHYFIALSHKSDLGHVVQLLIEALDMFLLGTAMLTFGMGLYVMFVGSRNKGPGQNMFNFQTLPSLMGMKSVMQAKSRIGHALIMLLQVGVLEKFKNIPVVNGLDLACFAGAVFVSSICVFILSRLAVTTTKAGN, from the exons ATGGCAATCAGTGGTAGATTgttacgtacctctaaacaatTGGGGTTAGGTGACGATGGTCCGAAGCAGCAACCATGTTATTCTTTCAGAAATAATTATTCGTTAAGGTTTAAATGTGTAAACAAAGGTGGTCTTGTTGGTGGAGGAGATGTGCAAAAGAAACCAGGGGCAGCCAAGGCTGTTGGTACTGCGACAGGCATGCTTGTGTCTGAACCAATGACACAAAATTGGAATATTTCAGATGTAAGTTTAGTGGCAGATAATGTATCAGATCTGGTACTTCATAACTTGAAAAAGTTCCTCAAACGAATGCCTCAGAAGTTGCATCACTTACAGTTATTCATCGAGAAG GGTATTTTGGATTGCAGGTTCTTCACTCTCTTTGCAGTCGCAGGGACATTGATTGGTTCATTGTTATGCTTTGTCGAG GGATGTTACTTAATCGTAGAGTCATACGTCCACTATTTTATCGCACTCTCACATAAATCAGACCTTGGACATGTCGTGCAGCTATTGATCGAAGCTCTTG atATGTTTCTTTTGGGGACTGCTATGCTTACTTTTGGAATGGGTTTGTATGTCATGTTCGTGGGATCAAGAAATAAAGGGCCAGGCCAAAACATGTTTAATTTTCAGACACTTCCATCATTGATGGGAATGAAGTCAGTGATGCAAGCAAAATCAAGAATAGGACATGCACTCATAATGCTACTTCAAGTGGGAGTATTAGAGAAGTTCAAGAATATACCTGTGGTTAATGGATTGGATCTTGCTTGTTTTGCTGGTGCTGTGTTTGTTTCCTCCATTTGTGTGTTCATTCTTTCGAGGCTTGCTGTCACTACCACAAAGGCTGGCAACTAA
- the LOC132033296 gene encoding octanoyltransferase LIP2p, chloroplastic: protein MEILAFMDMVQVLEMIVFTSSIFCSAPTWSMCNPSKIKQHSVTPILRRPTLTRCQAKRCCDCYDMDKELVPYAKAWSWQKAIVDKRKAQIERDEDLADTLIILQHQPVYTLGTGSSEENLHFDINNAPFELYRTERGGEVTYHGPGQLVMYPIINLRYHKMDLHWYLRSLEEVIIRVLSSSFSLEASRIDGLTGVWVGGQKLAAIGIRVSQWVTYHGLALNVTTDLSPFQQIVPCGIRDRQVGSIKGLLREHSHSNDCGTENHQDIDDAQLIDITQRSLLKEFCEVFQVDLKCKPTPLLIS, encoded by the exons ATGGAAATTTTAGCCTTTATGGATATGGTACAAGTATTGG AAATGATTGTTTTTACAAGTTCGATCTTTTGCTCAGCCCCGACATGGTCAATGTGCAACCCATCAAAGATTAAGCAACATTCTGTTACACCCATCCTCAGGAGACCGACTTTAACAAGATGCCAAGCCAAAAGATG CTGTGATTGTTATGATATGGACAAAGAACTAGTGCCATATGCCAAGGCGTGGTCCTGGCAAAAGGCCATTGTCGACAAGAGGAAAGCACAAATTGAAAGGGATGAGGATCTTGCTGACACACTCATTATATTGCAGCATCAGCCGGTTTATACGTTGGGTACTGGTAGCTCTGAAGAGAATCTACACTTTGACATAAACAATGCTCCTTTCGAATTATACCGAACAGAACGTGGTGGCGAAGTAACTTACCATGGCCCTGGTCAG CTAGTTATGTACCCTATCATCAATCTCCGATACCATAAGATGGACCTTCATTGGTACCTCAGGAGCCTTGAGGAGGTGATAATACGAGTTctttcttcatcattttctctgGAGGCTTCAAGGATTGATGGCTTAACTGGTGTTTGGGTTG GGGGGCAGAAATTAGCTGCAATTGGTATTAGAGTATCTCAATGGGTCACGTATCATGGCTTAGCGCTGAATGTCACCACAGATCTGTCACCCTTTCAACAGATAGTTCCATGTGGGATCCGTGATCGTCAAGTTGGAAGCATAAAAGGATTGCTGAGGGAGCACTCGCACTCTAATGACTGTGGTACAGAAAACCATCAGGACATTGATGATGCCCAACTTATTGATATTACTCAGAGATCTTTACTTAAGGAGTTTTGTGAAGTTTTTCAAGTTGATCTCAAATGTAAACCGACACCCCTTTTAATTTCCTGA